A genomic stretch from Maniola jurtina chromosome 26, ilManJurt1.1, whole genome shotgun sequence includes:
- the LOC123878321 gene encoding mannosyl-oligosaccharide glucosidase: MVKNRKLTTQQKHGNNNESSSSSGGSESSFASRTFHLLSIWKTGVGVVCFMIAVYIGTLGYLETRVNTPLDEEKAVKNSGLAVPERYWGSYRPGVYFGLKSRDPRSPVFGMMWYELAASAHKGIRHWCEQNDNLPSYGWLRHDGVFFGEQLISDPPHNIHTSFIKSPGGEHGGHWTARINVTASGKMNTPFVLVWYGALDESLGAGPHSRLWSERGTLLGHTPALGNFKVHLVPHSGKLIHSSFSEAHVPGLNVLKEKFYSLLRVEKHPHFGRLAVMGPDEELKEQGKEVNFVPIQLLVETPFVLDVVYTTEDFPTPPIKGDEYTETMENLTKEFDEKFEEKFGLLEKGYSEEDVAIAKAAMSNMIGGIGYFYGASRVQSQYTKEPVPYWKAPLYTAVPSRSFFPRGFLWDEGFHGLLIGRWSPEIQLDIAAHWLDLINVEGWIPREQILGAEALARVPKEFVVQSNAAANPPMLLITIARLVKAKPHMFKIDSPHRKTLDRMFPRLQAWYQWFQSTQKGEEPMSYRWRGREDDGVQLNPKTLTSGLDDYPRASHPSDIERHVDLRCWMYAAADAIATIAQVLELDSEKFESTRDQLGNEDLLNELHWSPHTHTYADYGLHTDGVRFVRQPNKNQQEGSRLVRSVTIAPQPRLVTSAFGYVSLFPMLLKVLQPESEKLGKILEMLDKPDLLWSPYGLRSLSKLSPLYMKRNTEHDPPYWRGQVWININYLALSALKHYSSVRGPHKERALALYTALKDNVVRNILSEYKRTGYLYEQYSGEDGRGSGCKPFTGWTALVVLIMADDY; encoded by the exons ATGGTTAAAAACAGAAAATTGACTACGCAACAAAAACATGGGAATAATAACGAATCTAGTAGTAGTTCGGGCGGCAGTGAATCCTCTTTCGCCAGTCGAACTTTTCACTTGTTATCTATTTGGAAAACGGGTGTTGGAGTGGTGTGCTTTATGATAGCAGTGTATATAGGTACCCTAGGCTACCTGGAAACGAGGGTGAATACCCCACTAGATGAAGAAAAG GCAGTCAAAAATTCAGGGTTGGCAGTGCCAGAGAGGTACTGGGGCAGCTACCGTCCAGGCGTGTACTTTGGGCTTAAGAGCCGTGATCCTAGATCACCAGTGTTTGGCATGATGTGGTATGAACTTGCTGCATCTGCACATAAAGGAATAAG ACATTGGTGTGAACAAAATGACAACCTCCCTTCATATGGCTGGCTCCGGCATGATGGAGTGTTTTTTGGGGAACAGCTAATATCTGATCCTCCTCACAATATACACACCTCCTTCATCAAGTCTCCTGGAGGGGAGCATGGGGGGCATTGGACTGCACGGATCAATGTCACTGCTTCC GGCAAAATGAATACCCCCTTCGTATTGGTATGGTACGGCGCGTTGGACGAGTCCTTGGGTGCAGGGCCACACTCACGCCTGTGGTCCGAGCGGGGGACATTACTGGGGCACACACCAGCTTTGGGCAACTTCAAAGTGCATCTTGTACCACATTCCG GTAAACTAATACACTCGTCGTTTTCCGAGGCGCATGTACCAGGGCTTAATGTTCTAAAGGAGAAGTTCTATTCTCTGTTGAGGGTGGAGAAACATCCACACTTCGGCCGTCTTGCTGTTATGGGACCAGACGAAGAACTCAAAGAACAG gGCAAGGAAGTAAACTTCGTCCCCATACAATTGTTAGTGGAAACACCCTTTGTATTAGACGTGGTGTACACAACCGAAGATTTTCCAACACCCCCTATAAAGGGGGATGAATACACGGAGACTATGGAAAACTTGACAAAGGAATTTGATGAGAAGTTTGAGGAGAAGTTTGGATTACTGGAAAAGGG CTACTCAGAAGAGGATGTGGCGATAGCAAAAGCGGCTATGTCGAACATGATAGGAGGTATCGGCTACTTCTATGGCGCAAGTCGGGTGCAGTCACAGTATACTAAAGAGCCTGTGCCTTATTGGAAGGCGCCTTTGTACACTGCTGTGCCTAGCAG atCCTTCTTTCCCCGGGGTTTCCTCTGGGACGAAGGGTTCCACGGTCTACTCATTGGACGGTGGTCACCAGAAATACAACTTGACATCGCAGCCCACTGGCTTGATCTCATCAACGTTGAGGGTTGGATTCCACGGGAGCAAATACTAG GAGCGGAGGCGTTAGCAAGAGTTCCCAAAGAGTTCGTAGTACAAAGCAACGCGGCTGCCAACCCACCTATGCTGCTCATAACAATCGCTCGCCTGGTCAAAGCCAAGCCACACATGTTCAAGATAGATTCGCCACATCGGAAGACTTTGGATAGGATGTTTCCTAGATTACAG GCGTGGTATCAATGGTTTCAATCAACGCAAAAGGGTGAAGAGCCTATGTCATATAGATGGAGAGGAAGAGAGGACGATGGAGTCCAATTGAACCCTAAAACCTTGACTTCAGGACTTGATGACTATCCCAG AGCCTCCCATCCTTCAGATATAGAACGGCACGTGGACCTTCGCTGCTGGATGTACGCGGCCGCAGATGCCATTGCCACTATAGCCCAAGTTCTCGAGCTGGATTCGGAAAA GTTCGAATCAACAAGGGACCAGTTAGGCAATGAAGATCTTCTGAACGAACTCCACTGGTCTCCTCACACGCATACTTATGCCGACTATG GTTTACATACAGACGGGGTCCGATTCGTCCGACAGCCGAATAAGAACCAGCAAGAGGGATCCAGATTGGTTCGAAGCGTGACCATAGCGCCGCAACCGCGCCTAGTCACCTCTGCTTTCG GCTATGTATCCTTGTTCCCCATGCTCCTCAAAGTTCTGCAGCCTGAGAGCGAGAAACTGGGGAAAATACTAGAAATGTTGGACAAACCTGACTTATTATGGTCACCCTATGGCTTGAG aTCCCTATCAAAGCTGTCCCCGCTGTATATGAAGCGCAACACAGAACACGACCCGCCGTACTGGCGCGGGCAAGTGTGGATCAACATCAACTATCTCGCTCTCTCTGCGCTCAAACACTACTCCAGTGTGAGAGGACCCCACAAGGAACGCGCGCTCGCTCTTTACACGGCGCTCAAGGACAACGTAGTGC GTAATATCCTATCAGAATACAAAAGAACCGGCTACCTCTACGAACAGTATTCCGGGGAAGATGGTCGCggtagtgggtgcaagcccttCACCGGCTGGACTGCACTCGTAGTACTCATAATGGCGGACGACTATTAA
- the LOC123878367 gene encoding zinc finger protein 502-like isoform X3, which produces MDCKPVINDIKLENQDEFSFDVRVKVENDIEWPAQMVLAQNEVYEEFEQNNSLTCNWPSNSFKENYQDDICENNQQNLYYAQIKQDFQINVPNDVIRDSFIQAPHQEYQDKIIYEDLKEESSQTCMLCGKYFLDSYSLLQHNVTHLRVPLMNKKVFICEHCPKYYNNKTNLENHILINHVREYNQRIPITKQRRECLICKKTYSYKHWYDHMKEVHSKTKFKCKECNVLLKCERNLKQHYKYVHKGVKRRKHAKTKCPKCPAIVVGNALAEHIRNCHSNETYMCHLCNSKLKCKAYLRGHMKRVHYNDGMLHACEICGKEFKSKMYVKVHIKNSHSKNKL; this is translated from the exons ATGGATTGTAAACCTGTTATCAATGATATAAAACTAGAAAACCAGGACGAATTCAGTTTCGATGTGCGCGTAAAGGTTGAAAATGACATTGAGTGGCCCGCACAGATGGTACTAGCTCAAAACGAAGTGTACGAGGAATTTGAACAAAATAACTCGCTAACTTGTAACTGGCCTAGTAATAGTTTTAAAGAGAACTACCAAGATGACATATGCGAAAATAACCAACAAAACCTATACTATGCGCAAATCAAGCAGGATTTCCAAATAAATGTGCCAAATGATGTGATTAGAGACAGCTTTATACAGGCCCCACATCAAGAGTACCaagacaaaataat TTATGAAGATTTAAAAGAAGAGAGTTCCCAAACTTGTATGCTGTGTGGGAAATACTTTTTAGACAG cTATTCACTTCTACAACACAATGTTACCCACCTTAGAGTAcctttaatgaataaaaaagtattCATATGTGAGCATTGTCCTAAATACTACAATAACAAGAcgaatctagaaaaccacatcCTGATAAACCATGTAAGGGAATACAACCAACGAATACCGATCACGAAACAAAGACGTGAGTGTTTGATCTGTAAAAAAACTTACTCATACAAACATTGGTACGATCACATGAAAGAAGTACACagcaaaacaaaattcaaatgcAAAGAGTGCAATGTATTACTTAAATGTGAACGTAATTTAAAACAACACTACAAATATGTTCACAAAGGAGTCAAAAGACGTAAACATGCAAAAACTAAATGTCCTAAATGCCCTGCGATTGTAGTTGGCAATGCTCTAGCAGAACATATAAGGAACTGTCATAGTAATGAAACATATATGTGTCATTTATGTAACTCAAAGTTGAAATGCAAGGCCTATTTGCGAGGTCATATGAAACGTGTTCACTACAATGATGGAATGTTACACGCTTGTGAGATATGTGGTAAGGAGTTCAAGTCAAAAATGTATGTGAaggtacatataaaaaattCTCATAGTAAAAACAAATTGTGA
- the LOC123878382 gene encoding 39S ribosomal protein L43, mitochondrial, protein MSNSNLFMKSAFLRAPLQNGVGRYVCQLQRIVLKFCKSHGGSRGLRDFIEQDLVDFAKQNPSVVVYLKPRRHRSPVVVAEYLNGDKVWMSMHSKTHSEITKWIEVLRTQQGDISGARLRKYQYTDHPSIQGPWTPFTFKDPELNLAQLPDPKFGANNRLPMTATEKLRIMFEKQKIRDEDVKTGE, encoded by the exons atgtctAATAGCAACTTATTTATGAAGTCCGCATTCTTGCGGGCTCCACTGCAGAACGGCGTCGGTCGCTACGTCTGCCAGTTACAACGAATTGTGCTCAAATTCTGTAAAAGCCATGGAGGTAGCCGCGGATTAAG ggACTTCATAGAACAAGACCTGGTGGACTTTGCGAAGCAGAATCCCAGTGTTGTTGTGTACCTGAAGCCACGGAGACACCGGAGCCCTGTCGTTGTAGCAGAATATT TGAACGGCGACAAAGTATGGATGAGTATGCACAGCAAAACCCATTCAGAAATAACCAAATGGATAGAAGTATTACGAACTCAACAAGGGGACATTTCTGGAGCTCGCCTAAGAAAATACCAGTACACGGACCATCCGTCCATTCAAGGACCCTGGACACCTTTCACTTTCAAGGACCCAGAGCTCAATTTAGCCCAGTTACCGGACCCTAAGTTTGGTGCAAACAATAGACTACCTATGACCGCAACTGAAAAATTGAGGATCATGTTTGAGAAACAGAAAATTCGGGACGAGGATGTCAAGACTGGTGAATAG
- the LOC123878347 gene encoding uncharacterized protein LOC123878347 isoform X1, whose protein sequence is MNIFKHQCMCGIEFKQRKNLYAHMRKLHNIEPFQQQIKVENYICDFCGRKFACQSSIIRHLRRNHSDSNNKLIGVNKKTSLRCPYGKCSLNFRTYEVLREHLAKKHNFQIEFEELSFSSIEDFDQWKDRMQLQTASLYTQSTAGRNLRIELGRRLYYNCHRSNVYKQRGNNIRAIKSLGSNKIGKACPSRLEVTYTLYAEQMIVKVKFWKTHCGHTNQVERLPLNRQMKCSIAEKLRNGFSFKQIFQWVRDNRHEDDVPERLQLLREKDLYNIIREFNIEPVKKKRTTNNYNYKVSENNISVANTSKSNISMINNPKNIPKVIDGDNNIPSTSVSDSNFSSIIDSKNNISTTNASKNNISCAKRNSKNDVTSTKASKSNIPTAKHSKNYFNNSKIKFPPTSDSKSNTPTTNESKNDISCAKSNSENNISLTKASQSNISTMSNSKNDIISTKTNSESNVIIISNKLVRKVDSFPAKTLDI, encoded by the exons ATGAACATATTCAAGCATCAATGTATGTGCGGTATAGAATTCAAACAGAGGAAAAATTTATACGCACATATGcgtaaactacataatatagaaCCCTTTCAACAACAAATTAAAGTAGAAAATTATATATGTGATTTTTGTGGTAGAAAATTTGCTTGCCAGTCCAGTATAATCAGGCATTTAAGGAGAAATCACAGTGATTCTAATAATAAACTAATAGGAGTTAATAAGAAAACAAGTCTGAGATGCCCTTATGGAAAATGCTCTTTGAATTTTCGAACCTACGAAGTTTTGCGTGAACATTTGGCTAAAAAACACAATTTCCAAATTGAATTTGAAGAATTGAGCTTTAGTTCTATTGAAG ATTTCGACCAATGGAAAGACAGAATGCAACTCCAAACTGCCTCCCTATACACACAGAGCACGGCAGGCAGGAATTTGAGGATAGAGCTGGGGCGTAGACTGTACTACAATTGCCACCGATCTAATGTCTATAAACAAAGGGGCAACAACATTCGAGCTATTAAGTCACTAGggagtaataaaatag GTAAAGCGTGTCCGTCTAGACTAGAGGTGACATACACACTGTACGCAGAACAGATGATAGTCAAGGTAAAGTTCTGGAAGACCCACTGCGGGCACACCAACCAGGTTGAGAGGCTGCCTTTGAATAGGCAAATGAAATGCTCAATTGCag agAAACTGAGAAATGGTTTCTCCTTCAAACAAATATTTCAATGGGTCCGTGATAACCGACATGAAGATGACGTCCCTGAACGACTACAACTTTTAAGAGAAAAAgacctttacaatattattagagAATTCAATATTGAGCCTGTTAAGAAAAAACGAACTACAAATAATTACAACTACAAAGTTagtgaaaataatatttctgtgGCAAATACTAGTAAAAGTAATATATCTATGATaaataatcctaaaaatataCCCAAAGTAATTGACggtgataataatataccttCAACAAGTGTTAGTGACAGTAATTTTTCTTCTATAATTgacagtaaaaataatatatctacGACCAATgctagtaaaaataatatttcgtgtGCTAAAAGGAACAGTAAAAATGATGTTACTTCGACAAAGGCTAGTAAAAGTAATATACCCACAGCAAAGCATAgtaaaaattactttaataacagtaaaattaaatttcctCCAACTAGTGACAGTAAAAGTAATACACCCACAACAAATGAAAGTAAGAATGATATTTCTTGTGCTAAAAGTAACAGTGAAAATAATATATCTCTAACAAAGGCTAGTCAAAGTAATATATCCACAATGAGTAACAGTAAAAATGACATAATATCCACAAAAACTAATAGTGAAAGCAATGTAATCATTATAAGTAATAAACTAGTACGGAAGGTAGATTCGTTTCCAGCCAAAACActagatatataa
- the LOC123878367 gene encoding zinc finger protein 761-like isoform X2: MDCKPVINDIKLENQDEFSFDVRVKVENDIEWPAQMVLAQNEVYEEFEQNNSLTCNWPSNSFKENYQDDICENNQQNLYYAQIKQDFQINVPNDVIRDSFIQAPHQEYQDKIIYENLKEESFETCLLCGKCFSNSYSLLQHNLVHLKVPLIKRKVFMCEHCPKYYNNKTNLKNHILINHVRKYDRLMPITKQRHECLICKKTYSYKHWYDHMREVHSETKFKCKECNALLKTERTLKRHNQFVHKAVAKCELKKNGCPKCPVVLDSKYALTTHLRNCHSSETYMCHLCNSKLKCKSYLLSHMRRVHYNDGKLHECKICGKEFKSKRYVKIHVKNSHYKKKT, from the exons ATGGATTGTAAACCTGTTATCAATGATATAAAACTAGAAAACCAGGACGAATTCAGTTTCGATGTGCGCGTAAAGGTTGAAAATGACATTGAGTGGCCCGCACAGATGGTACTAGCTCAAAACGAAGTGTACGAGGAATTTGAACAAAATAACTCGCTAACTTGTAACTGGCCTAGTAATAGTTTTAAAGAGAACTACCAAGATGACATATGCGAAAATAACCAACAAAACCTATACTATGCGCAAATCAAGCAGGATTTCCAAATAAATGTGCCAAATGATGTGATTAGAGACAGCTTTATACAGGCCCCACATCAAGAGTACCaagacaaaataatatatgaaaatttaaaagaagaGAGTTTTGAAACATGTTTGCTGTGTGGGAAATGTTTTTCAAACAG ttaTTCACTTCTTCAACACAACCTCGTCCACCTAAAAGTGCCTTTAATCAAAAGAAAAGTATTCATGTGTGAGCATTGCcctaaatattacaataataagacaaatttaaaaaaccatatCCTGATAAACCACGTAAGAAAATACGACAGACTTATGCCGATCACGAAACAAAGACATGAGTGTTTGATTTGTAAAAAAACTTACTCATACAAACATTGGTACGATCACATGAGAGAAGTACACAGtgaaacaaaatttaaatgcaaagaatGCAATGCATTACTTAAAACTGAACGTACTTTGAAACGACACAACCAATTTGTTCACAAAGCAGTGGCAAAATGTGAACTGAAAAAAAATGGATGCCCTAAATGTCCAGTTGTTTTGGATAGCAAGTATGCTCTGACAACACATCTAAGGAACTGTCATAGTAGTGAAACTTATATGTGTCATTTATGTAACTCAAAGTTGAAATGTAAGTCATATTTGCTATCTCATATGAGACGTGTTCACTACAATGATGGAAAGTTACATGAATGCAAAATTTGTGGTAAGGAGTTCAAGTCGAAAAGATATGTGAAGATACATGTAAAAAATTCTcattacaaaaagaaaacttaa
- the LOC123878367 gene encoding zinc finger and BTB domain-containing protein 41-like isoform X1 encodes MDCKPDLTVINQENQDLDFCFDFCVKVENNIEWPIQPALAPSEKYHNEVIYEEFGPNSLKTDWTINNLASKENYQDESYASNKNYQENINYKQIKQDFETFDSSLLVPDKKFQDKITYYEDLKEESSQTCMLCGKYFLDSYSLLQHNVTHLRVPLMNKKVFICEHCPKYYNNKTNLENHILINHVREYNQRIPITKQRRECLICKKTYSYKHWYDHMKEVHSKTKFKCKECNVLLKCERNLKQHYKYVHKGVKRRKHAKTKCPKCPAIVVGNALAEHIRNCHSNETYMCHLCNSKLKCKAYLRGHMKRVHYNDGMLHACEICGKEFKSKMYVKVHIKNSHSKNKL; translated from the exons ATGGATTGTAAACCGGATCTTACTGTAATAAATCAAGAAAACCAAGACTTGGACTTTTGCTTCGATTTTTGTGTAAAggtagaaaataatattgagTGGCCCATACAGCCAGCATTGGCTCCAAGTGAAAAGTACCACAATGAGGTAATCTATGAGGAATTTGGACCAAATAGCTTAAAAACTGACTGGACGATAAATAATTTAGCTTCAAAAGAGAACTACCAGGATGAAAGCTAtgcttcaaataaaaattaccaAGAAAACATTAACTATAAGCAAATCAAACAGGATTTCGAAACTTTTGACAGCTCTTTACTGGTCCCAGATAAAAAGTTCCAGGACAAAATAACATATTATGAAGATTTAAAAGAAGAGAGTTCCCAAACTTGTATGCTGTGTGGGAAATACTTTTTAGACAG cTATTCACTTCTACAACACAATGTTACCCACCTTAGAGTAcctttaatgaataaaaaagtattCATATGTGAGCATTGTCCTAAATACTACAATAACAAGAcgaatctagaaaaccacatcCTGATAAACCATGTAAGGGAATACAACCAACGAATACCGATCACGAAACAAAGACGTGAGTGTTTGATCTGTAAAAAAACTTACTCATACAAACATTGGTACGATCACATGAAAGAAGTACACagcaaaacaaaattcaaatgcAAAGAGTGCAATGTATTACTTAAATGTGAACGTAATTTAAAACAACACTACAAATATGTTCACAAAGGAGTCAAAAGACGTAAACATGCAAAAACTAAATGTCCTAAATGCCCTGCGATTGTAGTTGGCAATGCTCTAGCAGAACATATAAGGAACTGTCATAGTAATGAAACATATATGTGTCATTTATGTAACTCAAAGTTGAAATGCAAGGCCTATTTGCGAGGTCATATGAAACGTGTTCACTACAATGATGGAATGTTACACGCTTGTGAGATATGTGGTAAGGAGTTCAAGTCAAAAATGTATGTGAaggtacatataaaaaattCTCATAGTAAAAACAAATTGTGA
- the LOC123878347 gene encoding uncharacterized protein LOC123878347 isoform X2 translates to MNIFKHQCMCGIEFKQRKNLYAHMRKLHNIEPFQQQIKVENYICDFCGRKFACQSSIIRHLRRNHSDSNNKLIGVNKKTSLRCPYGKCSLNFRTYEVLREHLAKKHNFQIEFEELSFSSIEDFDQWKDRMQLQTASLYTQSTAGRNLRIELGRRLYYNCHRSNVYKQRGNNIRAIKSLGSNKIGKACPSRLEVTYTLYAEQMIVKVKFWKTHCGHTNQVERLPLNRQMKCSIAEKLRNGFSFKQIFQWVRDNRHEDDVPERLQLLREKDLYNIIREFNIEPVKKKRTTNNYNYKVIKVIYL, encoded by the exons ATGAACATATTCAAGCATCAATGTATGTGCGGTATAGAATTCAAACAGAGGAAAAATTTATACGCACATATGcgtaaactacataatatagaaCCCTTTCAACAACAAATTAAAGTAGAAAATTATATATGTGATTTTTGTGGTAGAAAATTTGCTTGCCAGTCCAGTATAATCAGGCATTTAAGGAGAAATCACAGTGATTCTAATAATAAACTAATAGGAGTTAATAAGAAAACAAGTCTGAGATGCCCTTATGGAAAATGCTCTTTGAATTTTCGAACCTACGAAGTTTTGCGTGAACATTTGGCTAAAAAACACAATTTCCAAATTGAATTTGAAGAATTGAGCTTTAGTTCTATTGAAG ATTTCGACCAATGGAAAGACAGAATGCAACTCCAAACTGCCTCCCTATACACACAGAGCACGGCAGGCAGGAATTTGAGGATAGAGCTGGGGCGTAGACTGTACTACAATTGCCACCGATCTAATGTCTATAAACAAAGGGGCAACAACATTCGAGCTATTAAGTCACTAGggagtaataaaatag GTAAAGCGTGTCCGTCTAGACTAGAGGTGACATACACACTGTACGCAGAACAGATGATAGTCAAGGTAAAGTTCTGGAAGACCCACTGCGGGCACACCAACCAGGTTGAGAGGCTGCCTTTGAATAGGCAAATGAAATGCTCAATTGCag agAAACTGAGAAATGGTTTCTCCTTCAAACAAATATTTCAATGGGTCCGTGATAACCGACATGAAGATGACGTCCCTGAACGACTACAACTTTTAAGAGAAAAAgacctttacaatattattagagAATTCAATATTGAGCCTGTTAAGAAAAAACGAACTACAAATAATTACAACTACAAAGTTa TAAAAGTAATATATCTATGA